One window of the Capnocytophaga haemolytica genome contains the following:
- a CDS encoding DUF6495 family protein yields MRYTRLTREQLEALHEEFARFLATQEITAEEWREIRAHKPELVEEELDLFSDLVWERSLTKIQYLERVDADAYYGYFYGETEARLLMMQINDPAIDLRSNEGWGWLLEHIDTDAVEVYNGVQQFVKEDRNFQIFKMIRDGGMAVTDGQRLSKYFSREHK; encoded by the coding sequence ATGAGATATACACGACTGACAAGAGAGCAGTTGGAAGCACTGCACGAGGAGTTTGCTCGCTTTTTGGCAACCCAAGAGATTACCGCCGAGGAGTGGCGTGAGATTAGGGCACACAAGCCTGAGTTAGTAGAGGAGGAGCTCGACCTATTCAGCGATTTGGTGTGGGAGCGAAGCCTTACTAAGATTCAGTACTTAGAGCGTGTGGATGCCGATGCGTATTACGGTTATTTCTATGGAGAGACTGAGGCGCGCTTGCTTATGATGCAGATAAACGACCCTGCTATCGACCTCCGTAGTAATGAGGGTTGGGGGTGGCTTCTCGAACATATTGATACCGATGCCGTAGAGGTATATAATGGGGTGCAACAGTTTGTAAAAGAGGATCGCAATTTTCAGATCTTTAAGATGATCAGAGATGGTGGAATGGCGGTTACCGATGGACAGCGGCTCAGTAAGTATTTTAGTAGGGAGCATAAATAA